In Theobroma cacao cultivar B97-61/B2 chromosome 7, Criollo_cocoa_genome_V2, whole genome shotgun sequence, the genomic window AGAAAATACGTTTGCATCAAGCATCAGTCAATAACAGAACTTAgaaactagaaaaataaaaagattagaATCCAGATCTGaacaagaagagagagagaggagaagaTCTAGGCATAGTAGATCCCTGTCAGGAACCATCAAATACACCGTAAGTTCTATAGCCCACATAGCCTGACTTCTCAAATTCACAAACAAGATATATTGAACTTCCCTAAATTTTATGCAAGATGCCAAGTTCAATGTTGCAAATCTGTATCCATTCCTATTTCTGAATATTAGAGCCAAGAAAGTGAAAAATGCCATACATAAGTGTATAATTCAAACCATGCAAACAGTGTCATACTTAAGCACGTGGTACAAAACAAACTGTTCTCCATCCAATGATAATGAACAACAGTGTCATACTGTGTATACCAAAGATATACTAATCATTTGAGAAGAAATCAAAATGATCTCTTCTATATTTTACTCAACAATTCCCTTATTTTCCTCCTAAAATCATCCAGATGAACATAGCTCATTTCTAGAGAACCAGGTACATAGAAAGTCATAGCTTTGTTAAAACTGAATTCCACCCACTACTCTACCTCTGCAAGCAACATAGACAACAATATGATGAATGGATAATCATGCAACAACAGGTAAATAGTCTTACTTGACACCTTTATACTCAACAAATCTAAACAACAAAGTaaggataaaattaaaaacaaaaatggaaaaaggcATTCATCTCAATGTGTTAAAGGAAGCATTGCCCATATTCTCAAAAGCTATGGTTTATTGATCCTCCCAATGATGCAACTTTATTGAGATATACACTCTAGTATTAGAATCAAACGAGGATCAAACCTGACATTCCAATATCCAAGAAATTATCGCAAAAGCAGGGTAACAGCTCCAAGGTGTCAAAGGTAACAATTTTCGGATATTGGACCATGTTGGGTGATAAAAGGACTAGGAAGTATCAACTCAGACTAGTAAATTAGTAAAATGAACAAATGGAAACAATAACGTTGGATGAATAAACTACATCACTCATACAGTCAAAGGAATGGGATCATtaacttaataaattatttaggCACTAAATACAACATACCTCTACAACATCTATGAAGTCCTGCTTTTCATGAAATGCACCCACCCATTTAGTATGGTCCGCAGTCCTGAAtcacaaacaagaaaaataaaacaatagcAACACATTGCAGAAGAAACCTAACATCTTAAATGAAGTCTCTAAATTCTTATTTATTGCAGAATGAAATTTTCTATTTGAAAACAAGAgacataattatataatttacaaaatagGAATCCCCAACATAATTGAAATCCCCAAAACATGTGACACAGCTACAACAGTCACTATAATCAGAggcttaaaaaattaaatattaaatagcAAAATAGCaaataaattcaattcatttaaccaaattaaatttaaaaaaaaaaaagagaaattcaAACGATAAAGAGCTAAAAATAAATACCCAGAATCCATCTTCATATGATGAGcattgaagaagaaaacagtGGAAGGAATCAAAGTGATATCGAAATACTTGACGTAAACCTTAACATCCTCAGAATCTATATCGACTAAAGCCACCGTCGCGAATTTGGAAACCTCACGTGCCGTCTTCGCAAGGATGTTGTCGAGTTGGAGACAGACGGCGTCGGCGGCTCGGCCGAAGCGGAGGACGAGGACCTTGTCGATGGTG contains:
- the LOC18594245 gene encoding thioredoxin-like protein 4B, with amino-acid sequence MSYLLPTLTRKTEVDTIIRDTIDKVLVLRFGRAADAVCLQLDNILAKTAREVSKFATVALVDIDSEDVKVYVKYFDITLIPSTVFFFNAHHMKMDSGTADHTKWVGAFHEKQDFIDVVEAIFRGAMKGKMIVNCPLPPERIPKYQLLYKDM